The Christensenella timonensis DNA segment TGATGTTCCCGCTTTCGTCCTTAAAGCCCATGGGCGGGAAGCTGACGTCCATACCCATAATGAATTCGCCTTTGTCTTTGATCTTCTGCAGGGAATCGTCGCTGGCGGCAGCCGCGCTTTCATCCGCAGGCGCAGAAGCGCTGCCCGCATCGGACGCAGATGCGGATTCACTGGGAGCCTCTGCCTGGGGCGCGCAGCCAATCAGGCACGCTGCGGCAAGAACAGCAACAAGGGCAAAAAGCAATATTTTTTTCATAACATTTCTCTCCTGCTTATAAATTTTATCACAATACTGGTATTATAATTCATTGTGCTAAATTAGTAAAGGGGTAACCGGAGAAATAATATGGCGACAAAAAACGCGACCCTTATGACTGGGCCGCGCTTTTACCGTTTGCTTTAGATTTCGTCGGAATAGTTATCGAAGTAGCCCTGTACGAATACGACGGGAGTGCCCTTATCGCCGCTGCCCGAAGTCAGGTCGCACAGCGAACCGATCAGGTCTGTTAGCTGCCGGGGGGTCGTGCCCTGCGAGGCCATCGACCCCTTCAGGTCGGCATCCTTTTTTTGGATGTGTGCGGTGATCGCTTTTTGCAGCTCCGCGCCGGAAAGCCCGGCGAAGTCGTTATCCGCTAAGTATTTGAGCTTCAATTCGTTGGGAACGCCTTCGAGCCCGGAGGTATAGCCGGGGGAGACGACCGGGTCTGCAAGCTCCCAGATTTTTCCGACCGGGTCTTTGAACGCGCCGTCGCCATAGACCATGACTTCCACGGTTTTGCCCGTCGCATCCTTCATTTTTTGCTGTACGCTGGCGACGAATTGATCGCAGTCGCGCGGGAACAGTTTTACCGTCGATTCTGTGGATTTGTTGGAACCCAGCAGGCCGTAATCGGGATTGTAGCCGCTCCCGTTTACCGGCTTGTTTAAGATGTCGCAGAGCGTATAGACTTTCTGTGCGCCTGCGTTAAGTAATTTACGCTTGCTGCGCTCGCGCGTATGTATATCGCAGCACAGCACGTTTTTGGTATAATCGAGGATCACGGTCGGGTTGTTCGCAAATACGAATTCGACTTCCGCGCCTTCTTCGTTGATCACAGAGGCGTAATATTCGACATAATCCATGCCTGTGAAGGGATGGAGGTTCACGCCGAACAGCTCCCGGTATTTTTTGAGGTCGAGCACGTCCGTCCACGGGTTCACGCCTTTTTCATCCAGTTGGTCTAAAGAAATCAGGTGATTGCCTACTTCATCAGCCGGATAGGAGAGCATCATGACGATCTTTTTCGCGCCGCGCGCAATACCGCGCAGGCAGATTGCGAAACGGTTGCGGCTGGTGATGGGGAAAATAAGGCCGACCGTTTCATCGCCAAATTTTTCCCTGACATCGGCGGCGATATCGTCAACAGAGGCGTAATTCCCCTGCGCACGCGCTACCACAGCTTCCGTTACCGCGATGACGTCACGGTCGTGTATCGCAAAACCGCCGTCAAAAGCGTTTGCAGCTTCCAGGATGGAGTCGGCCACCATCTGGGCCAGGTCGTCGCCCTGGCGGATGATCGGGGTACGGATCCCCCGGGAAATGGTTCCTACTAATCTAGACATAAAAAATCCCACCTTTGGTACACATCGCAAAAGATATGCTTTTTTGGAATAAACCTTAAGTATTATAGCAGAAAAAGGAAAAAGGCTCAACCCATGTCGGAAAAAAGGAAAACGGGGCAGATGACGGCTATGCAAGCATGTGTTTTTTTTGTATAATAAAGATGGCCGAATTTTGATAAAGGAGTACATGTGTTGAAAGCTAAAGAATTTTTACAAAATCACCGGATGGGATTTGAGACCATCGTACTGGAAGACGAGATCGACCAATATATCGACGAGATGAAAAAAGGGTTATGCGGGCAGCCGAGTTCGCTGCTGATGCTGCCTTCCTATATTGCTTTAAAGGACGACGTACAGCGGAAGAAGCCTGTATTGTGCGTGGATGCGGGGGGAACGAACCTGCGCATTACGGTGGCGCAATTTGATGCGGAGGGGCATTTTTGTACGGGGGAAGTGTTCCGCTATATTATGCCCGGCGTGGAGAGGGAGCTTAGTGCACAGGAATTCTTTGATACGCTGGCGGGACTGATTTTCCCGCTCACAAGCATCACAAAGGATATCGTGATTTCGTTTGCCTACCGGGCAAGGACGCTCCCCAACATCGACAGCGAGATCGTGGACATCACAAAGGAAGTCAAGGTGAGGGGAGCGGAAGGGAAACTGCTGGGAAAAGAGATATGCGCAAGCCTGGCCGCCCTCGGTGCGCAGGATTGCAGCGTGATCGTTTTAAACGATTCGGTCGCTACGGCGCTGGCCGGAAAAGCGGAAAAATTAGTGGAAGGATACGGTTCTTTCACTGGAACGATCCTTGGTACGGGCAGCAACAGCTGCTATATGGAATCCATCGGGAATATCAAAAAAATGAACGGACACGACGCGGAGGGCGTGACAGTCGTCAATGCGGAAGCGGGAAGCTATAATAAGGTTCCGCGCAGCGATATCGACATCGCCTTTGACAACAGCCTGCAAAACCCCGGCGTGGGCGTATTTGAAAAGATGACGAGCGGCGGTTATCTGGGGAGCCTGTGCGGATTTACCCTGCGCGTTGCCAGTGCGGAGGGTGTATTTCAAAAGTCTTTTGACGCACAGCTTGATACTATGCAGGTAAATGAATTCCTAACAGACCGTGCGGGTTTCATTGCGGAATATTTTACGGATGAAAGCGACGCGGGAGAAGCGTACGAGATATTGCTCAACCTGACAAAACGGGCGGGCAGGCTGCTTGCGCTGCAGATGGCGGCGATGGCAGTAAAAGCATGCAAAGCCAACCACCGCGTTTGCATGACGATCGAGGGCACGACATATGAAAAAATGTTTGGTTTAAAGCATGAGGCGTTGATCACGCTGCTGCCGTTCTTGCAGGGCAGGGAGATCGAGGCGGATGTGATCAGTGTGGATATGGCTGTATTAAAAGGCTGTGCGATCGCCGGGTTATCCAGATAAAATCAGGATTACCGGGCGCGCAAAGCGGGTATCTATATTATTAGGAAAGACTTCTGACCGCAAGGAATGATTCTGAACGGAAGGACGGCTGATAAGACAATGGTTTTGTGCTGTTCTTTTGCGTTCAAAAGGACAGCATTTTTATTGGGGAGAAAATATGGCAAAATACGAATTTGGAAAATATCGTCTGGATACGGAGAAGCCGGACGCGACGGCCATTGCCGCAATATTGGCGGATGGGTCAACTGACGATATATTATTTGCAGCAGCGAACGCAGTGAAAGCAAGGG contains these protein-coding regions:
- a CDS encoding hexokinase family protein, which gives rise to MKAKEFLQNHRMGFETIVLEDEIDQYIDEMKKGLCGQPSSLLMLPSYIALKDDVQRKKPVLCVDAGGTNLRITVAQFDAEGHFCTGEVFRYIMPGVERELSAQEFFDTLAGLIFPLTSITKDIVISFAYRARTLPNIDSEIVDITKEVKVRGAEGKLLGKEICASLAALGAQDCSVIVLNDSVATALAGKAEKLVEGYGSFTGTILGTGSNSCYMESIGNIKKMNGHDAEGVTVVNAEAGSYNKVPRSDIDIAFDNSLQNPGVGVFEKMTSGGYLGSLCGFTLRVASAEGVFQKSFDAQLDTMQVNEFLTDRAGFIAEYFTDESDAGEAYEILLNLTKRAGRLLALQMAAMAVKACKANHRVCMTIEGTTYEKMFGLKHEALITLLPFLQGREIEADVISVDMAVLKGCAIAGLSR
- a CDS encoding coenzyme F420-0:L-glutamate ligase, with the translated sequence MSRLVGTISRGIRTPIIRQGDDLAQMVADSILEAANAFDGGFAIHDRDVIAVTEAVVARAQGNYASVDDIAADVREKFGDETVGLIFPITSRNRFAICLRGIARGAKKIVMMLSYPADEVGNHLISLDQLDEKGVNPWTDVLDLKKYRELFGVNLHPFTGMDYVEYYASVINEEGAEVEFVFANNPTVILDYTKNVLCCDIHTRERSKRKLLNAGAQKVYTLCDILNKPVNGSGYNPDYGLLGSNKSTESTVKLFPRDCDQFVASVQQKMKDATGKTVEVMVYGDGAFKDPVGKIWELADPVVSPGYTSGLEGVPNELKLKYLADNDFAGLSGAELQKAITAHIQKKDADLKGSMASQGTTPRQLTDLIGSLCDLTSGSGDKGTPVVFVQGYFDNYSDEI